Proteins encoded by one window of Streptomyces clavuligerus:
- a CDS encoding universal stress protein — protein sequence MPFPVTVGVDGSPQSLAAADWGAQEAELRGLPLRVINVWPKPFPLPEAPEARQALEHWGQRVPRETEARLRSGHPALELTVEQIDGEPEPVLSAAAKESTLLVLGSQGLSGTAGYLVGSTGHLLLGELKEPPLVFVRSPGKGQRAPAPDGPVVVGVAKGADEPLEFAFEAAARHDCPLRAVHVWRSPGYFGFGLVAGDSLTGDHAQREAAALTEALRPWRERYRTVEVVEDSAPGRPVDLLTDAAQGASLLVVGHRSRHFPLGARAGSVTYGVLHHVPVPVAVVPHR from the coding sequence GTGCCGTTCCCTGTCACCGTCGGTGTCGACGGATCTCCGCAGAGTCTCGCCGCCGCCGACTGGGGCGCCCAGGAGGCGGAGCTGCGCGGTCTGCCCCTGCGCGTCATCAACGTCTGGCCGAAGCCCTTCCCCCTGCCCGAGGCGCCGGAGGCGCGGCAGGCCTTGGAGCACTGGGGGCAGCGCGTTCCGAGGGAGACCGAGGCCCGTCTCCGGAGCGGCCACCCCGCGCTGGAGCTCACCGTCGAACAGATCGACGGGGAACCCGAGCCGGTGCTGTCGGCCGCCGCGAAGGAGTCCACGCTTCTGGTGCTGGGGTCCCAGGGGCTGAGCGGTACCGCCGGATATCTGGTGGGCTCCACGGGACATCTGCTCCTGGGGGAGCTGAAGGAGCCTCCCCTGGTCTTCGTCCGCTCCCCGGGGAAGGGGCAGCGGGCGCCCGCCCCGGACGGTCCCGTCGTGGTGGGCGTCGCGAAGGGGGCCGATGAACCGCTGGAGTTCGCCTTCGAGGCCGCGGCCCGCCACGACTGCCCGCTGCGGGCCGTCCACGTCTGGCGCTCGCCCGGCTACTTCGGCTTCGGTCTGGTCGCCGGCGACTCCCTGACCGGTGACCACGCGCAGCGCGAGGCCGCCGCCCTGACCGAGGCGCTGCGGCCGTGGCGCGAGCGGTACCGGACGGTGGAGGTGGTCGAGGACTCCGCCCCCGGCCGCCCCGTCGATCTGCTGACGGACGCGGCACAGGGAGCGTCCCTGCTCGTGGTGGGACACCGGTCCCGGCACTTCCCGCTGGGAGCCCGCGCCGGGTCGGTGACCTATGGGGTGCTGCACCACGTCCCCGTGCCGGTCGCCGTGGTGCCGCACCGCTGA
- a CDS encoding glycosyltransferase yields MRWPRIIRRDHRPPLPERPDTTDAETGTGPGPGPETGTSPDTDTDRHGTAPRIVALIPAHNEAERIAASLAALRRQQCPPHRVVVVADNCTDDTPGIARANGAAVFASRANRHKKAGALNQALDAVLHELAADDLVLVQDADTVLAPSFVASAIGAMDRTVGAVGGIFYGERGGGLLGVLQRMEFQRYAREITRRGHRADVLTGTATLFRARTLREVKAARNAGRIGGGSSYYSLASLTEDDEITKAVRTLGYRTVSPPGCAVVTEVMTSLPKLWHQRLRWQRGALENLRDYGWTPVTAPYIIRQGFMGMSVLFLALYFVFTGWMLARGRPEFRPFWTAVGLVFVAEKVVTARGAGWRAQLLAGTLAVELAYDLFQHAVYVRSLWDMARRREERWCAT; encoded by the coding sequence ATGCGATGGCCGCGCATCATCCGCCGGGACCACCGGCCCCCGCTCCCCGAACGGCCGGACACCACCGACGCCGAGACCGGCACCGGCCCCGGCCCCGGCCCCGAGACCGGCACCAGCCCCGACACCGACACCGACCGCCACGGGACCGCGCCCCGGATCGTGGCGCTGATCCCCGCCCACAACGAGGCCGAACGCATCGCCGCCTCCCTCGCGGCCCTGCGCCGCCAGCAGTGCCCGCCGCACCGCGTGGTCGTCGTCGCCGACAACTGCACCGACGACACCCCCGGGATCGCCCGCGCGAACGGCGCCGCCGTCTTCGCCTCCCGGGCCAACCGGCACAAGAAGGCGGGCGCCCTCAACCAGGCCCTCGACGCCGTGCTGCACGAACTGGCGGCCGACGACCTCGTCCTCGTCCAGGACGCCGACACCGTCCTCGCGCCCTCCTTCGTCGCCAGTGCCATCGGCGCGATGGACCGCACGGTCGGGGCCGTCGGCGGCATCTTCTACGGGGAGCGCGGCGGCGGGCTGCTCGGAGTCCTCCAGCGGATGGAGTTCCAGCGCTACGCCCGGGAGATCACCCGCCGCGGCCACCGCGCCGACGTCCTCACCGGCACCGCGACCCTCTTCCGGGCCCGCACCCTGCGGGAGGTCAAGGCCGCCCGGAACGCGGGCCGGATCGGCGGCGGCTCCTCGTACTACTCGCTCGCCTCCCTCACCGAGGACGACGAGATCACCAAGGCGGTGCGCACCCTCGGCTACCGCACCGTCTCGCCGCCGGGCTGCGCGGTGGTGACCGAGGTGATGACGAGCCTGCCCAAGCTCTGGCACCAGCGGCTGCGCTGGCAGCGCGGCGCGCTGGAGAACCTGCGGGACTACGGCTGGACCCCGGTCACCGCGCCGTACATCATCCGGCAGGGCTTCATGGGCATGTCCGTTCTCTTCCTCGCCCTCTACTTCGTCTTCACCGGCTGGATGCTGGCCCGGGGGCGCCCGGAGTTCCGGCCCTTCTGGACGGCCGTGGGTCTGGTCTTCGTCGCCGAGAAGGTCGTCACCGCCCGGGGCGCGGGCTGGCGGGCGCAGCTCCTCGCGGGCACCCTCGCCGTGGAGCTGGCCTACGACCTGTTCCAGCACGCCGTCTATGTCCGTTCCCTGTGGGACATGGCACGGCGCCGCGAGGAACGCTGGTGCGCCACATGA
- a CDS encoding DUF7224 domain-containing protein: protein MRFPTSLRTHPAVLAAPFIGLFFGYVFLTSTRRIEHLITLPWAAQAASYALHAPVPMAAAAAAGLTAVEATRLRALGTWDSGTVRPTWRIAVQPVLITVVSLSTLVAGVMAGGLWVVGVLPDLYALHLMAIVVVLLTAHAVIGFVVGRRLHALYSAPLVSVLAFMGISFPLGTDSFWAHHITGSVNWVGFGEAYSPAMTVAALLPTVCLALACVTLAGARRDPIRHISLSLVLAIGGLVGAYGITKDWRSIPPTAKGLAPVVCAGERPRVCLPEAGSDHIADVRSTLANMTDRLAAKGVIPRVPRLVTDAIVADDRRIDTAGESWTLALTGGDARQALREDIAISVVGMPCENPDWNVLHYNTLWAAQTIGVGEDYLEWLSRETQEFSQGQTKEQLLAETARVSGLPLPDQKTWYAQQLRSACPTGR, encoded by the coding sequence ATGCGATTCCCCACGTCCCTTCGCACGCACCCTGCCGTGCTGGCCGCGCCCTTCATCGGCCTCTTCTTCGGCTATGTCTTCCTCACGAGCACCCGGCGTATCGAACATCTGATAACCCTGCCGTGGGCGGCGCAGGCGGCGTCGTACGCACTGCACGCCCCCGTCCCGATGGCCGCGGCGGCAGCGGCGGGACTGACCGCCGTGGAAGCCACCCGGCTCAGGGCCCTGGGCACCTGGGACTCGGGCACGGTCAGGCCCACATGGCGCATCGCGGTACAGCCGGTCCTCATCACCGTGGTGTCCCTGTCGACGCTGGTCGCCGGAGTCATGGCGGGCGGACTGTGGGTGGTCGGGGTCCTTCCCGATCTGTACGCACTGCACCTCATGGCCATCGTGGTGGTCCTGCTCACCGCCCACGCCGTCATCGGATTCGTCGTCGGCCGCCGTCTGCACGCGCTCTACTCCGCACCGCTGGTCTCGGTGCTGGCCTTCATGGGCATCAGCTTTCCGCTGGGCACGGACAGCTTCTGGGCGCACCACATCACCGGGTCGGTCAACTGGGTGGGGTTCGGCGAGGCGTACTCGCCCGCCATGACGGTGGCCGCGCTGCTTCCCACCGTGTGCCTGGCTCTCGCCTGTGTCACCCTGGCCGGGGCGCGCCGCGACCCCATCCGTCATATCTCCCTCTCCCTCGTCCTCGCGATCGGCGGCCTGGTCGGCGCCTATGGCATCACCAAGGACTGGCGTTCGATCCCGCCGACCGCCAAGGGCCTGGCCCCGGTCGTCTGCGCGGGGGAGCGGCCCCGGGTCTGTCTGCCCGAGGCCGGCTCCGACCACATCGCTGACGTCCGGTCCACCCTCGCGAACATGACGGACCGGCTGGCGGCCAAGGGCGTCATCCCCCGGGTACCCCGGCTCGTCACCGATGCCATCGTGGCGGACGACCGGCGGATCGACACCGCAGGGGAGAGCTGGACACTGGCCCTCACGGGAGGCGACGCGCGTCAGGCCCTCCGGGAGGACATCGCCATCTCCGTCGTCGGCATGCCGTGCGAGAACCCGGACTGGAACGTGCTGCACTACAACACCCTCTGGGCGGCCCAGACCATAGGGGTCGGAGAGGACTATCTGGAGTGGCTCTCCCGGGAGACCCAGGAGTTCAGCCAGGGCCAGACCAAGGAGCAGCTTCTCGCCGAGACGGCCAGAGTGAGCGGACTCCCCCTGCCGGACCAGAAGACCTGGTACGCCCAGCAGCTCCGATCCGCCTGCCCGACAGGCCGCTGA